A single window of Fervidicoccus fontis Kam940 DNA harbors:
- the mvk gene encoding mevalonate kinase: MNKKVIASAPGKVTLFGEHAVVYGYPALVVSIDKRIYAIAEKRNDDVIKINARDLRVPGIVISYIGNEVVLETDYGLILPAIAYINKAIEVTSKYIGTKAGVNIEIRSEMPVGAGLGTSAAVAVSTIAAYAYVNEYELKKEEIANLGWQVEKEVQGIASPMDTSITAIGGFLKIKYIDKTVERTPIEVKEEIPLLIGYVERESRTKDMVAMVRKKIESYPEIYMKIMELIGNTVEKAESALLNNNLHELGSFMNLNHSLLDALGVSTRRLNELVYVARDAGAYGSKLTGAGGGGCVIALTPENQDVIETAMKLHGTLTFRTKLGTDGVKIESVEI, translated from the coding sequence ATGAATAAAAAGGTAATTGCATCTGCACCTGGAAAAGTAACTCTCTTTGGCGAACATGCTGTTGTGTACGGCTATCCCGCATTAGTAGTATCTATAGACAAGAGAATTTATGCTATTGCAGAAAAAAGAAATGATGATGTAATAAAGATTAATGCTAGAGACCTAAGGGTTCCAGGTATTGTAATTTCTTATATAGGCAATGAGGTTGTACTTGAAACTGATTATGGACTCATACTTCCAGCAATAGCATATATAAACAAAGCCATAGAAGTCACTTCAAAATATATTGGAACCAAAGCTGGAGTTAATATTGAAATAAGATCAGAGATGCCTGTCGGTGCAGGGCTTGGAACATCGGCTGCAGTTGCGGTGAGCACAATAGCAGCTTATGCATATGTAAATGAATATGAGCTTAAAAAAGAAGAAATAGCGAACTTAGGATGGCAGGTAGAAAAAGAAGTCCAAGGAATAGCCTCTCCTATGGATACATCCATTACTGCTATTGGAGGATTTTTGAAAATTAAATACATCGATAAAACCGTTGAAAGGACCCCCATTGAAGTCAAAGAAGAGATTCCTCTCCTTATAGGCTATGTAGAAAGGGAAAGCAGAACAAAAGACATGGTAGCAATGGTAAGAAAAAAGATAGAAAGCTATCCAGAAATATATATGAAAATCATGGAGCTTATAGGAAATACTGTAGAAAAAGCGGAAAGCGCACTTCTCAATAACAATCTTCATGAGCTTGGAAGCTTCATGAACCTAAATCATTCATTGTTAGATGCTTTAGGAGTATCAACACGAAGGTTAAATGAGCTAGTTTATGTGGCTAGAGATGCTGGAGCGTATGGATCTAAGCTTACTGGAGCTGGTGGGGGAGGATGTGTAATTGCATTAACGCCTGAGAATCAAGATGTTATTGAAACAGCTATGAAGCTTCATGGAACTCTAACTTTCAGGACTAAATTAGGAACCGATGGAGTAAAAATAGAAAGCGTGGAAATTTAA
- the feoB gene encoding ferrous iron transport protein B yields MPFNAKEENSKEFCNFKILVAGSPNVGKSTFFNTVTGESVSVANWPGTTVEKKEGRVRYNGNVLCFSDLPGTYNLSSFSPEESITLENILNGKWDAILILVDSLDLIKSLYFAAQVLELYSNAILAFTKSDITHSKGIHIRYDGIQRELGVPLIPISSLTKSGIDELLKEILSINKSKKEGSLNINYLSLEPFIKELENALIPFKSKLKWRLRWIAIKLLEQDELVEKYVLNALGSDEIKKKAEELIKKYIENYNRTPREVVISRRYDFVEKIVKENVAQKAVEKKPSMIERIFFVPVLGFLFSILIYFTIFAIAFTINIGFPLNVIFKYVGLEKVGELLENYSLSGIISEGFNRLSATLFPFLSLYVPNWIASLICDGIIPGVGAVLSFLPLIMTTYALLGVLEDSGLGIRIALSFDRFFKIFGLTGRSLFPLTLSLGCNVPGVLSTRSLEDKNERLSLIYSVPFVPCQARLVIIMAFVSVFFTSPILGASVMVSIYAISILIALLSALLIRRFILKSKEPSEMIAEVPPIHKPIVKVIWWHVWDNSKHFLKKAGTIIFALSIVVWFLLNFSPSGNYAPSIEDSIASYIGSFLSPIGKMYGMNDVTAWKTAFLFETGIVAKEGFLETSVLLSGGNVSVNEAISALGYSAPQAYAVLLAATLYVPCIATLSVLYSETKSIKGVVAVTGYMINVAIVVSFISYKLLSLFV; encoded by the coding sequence ATGCCTTTCAATGCCAAAGAGGAAAACAGCAAAGAATTCTGCAACTTTAAAATTTTAGTAGCAGGAAGCCCAAACGTAGGCAAGTCGACATTCTTCAATACAGTTACAGGAGAGAGCGTGTCAGTAGCAAATTGGCCTGGGACAACTGTAGAGAAAAAAGAAGGAAGAGTAAGATATAATGGTAATGTCTTATGCTTTTCAGACTTGCCTGGCACTTATAACCTTTCTTCTTTTTCACCTGAAGAGAGCATAACGCTTGAAAATATATTAAATGGTAAATGGGATGCGATACTAATACTCGTAGATTCCTTAGATTTAATAAAATCGCTTTATTTTGCAGCGCAGGTTCTTGAACTTTACTCTAACGCAATCCTTGCATTTACGAAAAGTGACATTACCCATAGCAAGGGAATACATATAAGATATGATGGAATTCAGAGAGAATTGGGAGTTCCATTAATTCCAATATCCTCTTTGACAAAGTCAGGTATAGACGAGTTGCTTAAAGAGATTTTATCGATAAATAAAAGCAAAAAAGAAGGAAGTTTAAACATAAATTACCTGTCACTAGAGCCATTTATTAAAGAGCTGGAAAATGCTCTTATTCCATTTAAATCAAAGCTTAAATGGAGGTTAAGATGGATAGCTATTAAGCTTTTAGAGCAAGACGAGCTTGTAGAAAAATATGTTCTTAATGCTTTAGGTAGTGATGAAATAAAGAAAAAGGCTGAAGAGCTTATTAAGAAATATATAGAAAACTACAACAGAACTCCTAGAGAAGTAGTAATATCTAGAAGGTATGATTTTGTTGAAAAAATTGTAAAAGAGAACGTTGCACAAAAAGCTGTAGAAAAGAAACCTTCTATGATCGAAAGAATATTCTTTGTTCCAGTATTGGGATTTTTGTTTTCAATTTTGATTTACTTTACGATTTTTGCTATAGCATTTACAATCAACATAGGTTTTCCTTTAAATGTAATATTCAAATACGTAGGACTTGAAAAGGTTGGCGAGCTTTTAGAGAACTATAGTTTAAGCGGTATAATATCTGAAGGTTTTAATAGGCTCTCTGCAACTCTCTTTCCGTTTTTATCTTTATACGTGCCTAATTGGATTGCCTCATTGATTTGTGATGGAATAATACCGGGCGTTGGTGCTGTGTTAAGCTTCTTGCCACTAATAATGACTACCTATGCGTTATTAGGCGTTTTAGAAGATTCTGGATTAGGTATCAGGATCGCATTATCTTTCGATAGGTTTTTTAAAATCTTTGGACTTACCGGAAGGTCTTTATTCCCGCTTACTTTATCTTTGGGTTGTAATGTTCCTGGTGTGCTTTCAACTAGAAGCTTAGAAGATAAAAATGAGCGCCTTTCACTAATTTATTCCGTCCCTTTTGTGCCATGTCAAGCGAGACTAGTTATCATAATGGCATTTGTATCGGTATTTTTCACATCTCCTATTTTAGGAGCTTCTGTGATGGTCTCTATATACGCAATTTCCATACTTATAGCCCTTTTATCTGCGCTATTGATTAGAAGGTTTATTTTAAAAAGCAAAGAACCATCTGAAATGATAGCGGAAGTCCCTCCGATACATAAACCTATAGTAAAAGTCATTTGGTGGCATGTTTGGGACAACAGCAAGCATTTTCTTAAAAAAGCAGGTACTATTATATTTGCACTTTCTATAGTTGTTTGGTTTCTTCTAAACTTTTCGCCGAGCGGAAATTATGCTCCATCAATAGAAGACAGCATTGCATCATATATTGGAAGCTTCCTATCTCCAATTGGCAAAATGTATGGAATGAATGACGTTACTGCATGGAAAACCGCTTTTCTTTTTGAAACAGGCATTGTGGCAAAAGAAGGATTTTTAGAAACGTCAGTCTTGCTCAGTGGAGGAAATGTGAGTGTAAATGAAGCTATAAGTGCCTTAGGATATTCTGCACCTCAAGCATATGCAGTACTTCTTGCAGCTACACTTTATGTTCCCTGTATTGCTACGCTTTCTGTTTTATATTCAGAAACCAAGTCTATAAAAGGGGTCGTTGCAGTAACTGGCTATATGATAAATGTTGCTATCGTAGTATCGTTCATATCATATAAGTTGCTCTCTCTTTTTGTGTGA
- a CDS encoding HAD family hydrolase, whose amino-acid sequence MIKALTFDVWDTILNEDKFYQLLSINIGKKLGKSGEEVFKNIMSIDRDAIKIRLEGGFKNIIYDTAEYFSNRLGLKNQEDLFNSVIEIIESEEICSLAFEDSISSIHEIKKMGMKIGLVGNVLFWPGMITRLILKRNGLLDYFDATIFQDEVGYQKPSKEIFQIASKRLNVSLNELGHIGDSLENDFVGAISSGMYGFLIKRDLNANYIELGKKAYAIRSLSFLSEIIKKINKA is encoded by the coding sequence TTGATTAAAGCTTTAACTTTTGATGTATGGGATACAATACTCAATGAAGATAAATTTTATCAATTGCTATCAATAAATATAGGTAAAAAGCTGGGGAAAAGTGGTGAGGAAGTTTTTAAGAATATAATGAGCATTGATAGAGATGCAATTAAGATCAGACTCGAGGGTGGGTTTAAGAATATAATCTACGATACTGCCGAATATTTTTCAAACAGACTTGGACTAAAAAACCAAGAGGATTTATTTAACAGTGTAATTGAGATTATCGAAAGCGAAGAGATATGCTCTCTTGCTTTTGAAGACTCTATAAGTTCTATACATGAAATTAAAAAAATGGGAATGAAAATTGGATTGGTTGGAAATGTTTTATTTTGGCCTGGTATGATAACAAGGCTTATTTTGAAGCGCAATGGATTGCTTGATTACTTCGATGCTACAATATTTCAGGATGAGGTCGGTTACCAAAAGCCAAGTAAAGAAATATTCCAAATTGCTAGCAAAAGGCTTAATGTAAGTCTGAACGAGCTTGGCCATATCGGGGATTCGCTGGAAAACGACTTTGTCGGAGCAATATCTTCAGGAATGTACGGGTTCTTGATTAAGAGAGATCTGAACGCTAACTATATTGAGCTTGGTAAAAAAGCATATGCGATCAGATCTTTGTCATTCCTTTCAGAAATAATTAAAAAAATAAATAAGGCTTAA